Genomic window (Corynebacterium simulans):
GTCGAAGCCCTCGGCGGCGACCGCGGCCTCACCGAGGCAGCTCGCGCCAGGATCGAGGCGGAATACAACCTCGACAAGCCATTCATTGTCCAGTACCTGCTCTACATCAAGGGCATCTTCATGCTGGACTTCGGCACGACCTTCTCCGGCGTCCCGGTCACTCAGGTCATGGCTAATGCCTTCCCCGTCACGGTGAAGCTGACGCTCATGGCCATCGTCTTCGAGACGGTCTTCGGCATTCTCTTCGGCGTCATCGCCGGCATGCGCCGCGGCGGTTTCTTTGATTCCACCGTCTTGGTCGTGTCCCTCTTGGTTATCGCCGTTCCTTCCTTCGTCATTGGCTTCGTCTTCCAGTACCTCATCGGTATTAAATGGCAGCTGCTGCCCGTAACCGTCGGCGCTAAGGCTTCCTTCGAAGCCCTGCTCATGCCGGCCATCGTCCTGGGTGCGCTGTCCCTGGCATACGTCATCCGCCTGACACGTCAGTCTGTGGCCGAGAACCTACGCGCTGACTACGTACGCACCGCGCGCGCAAAAGGTCTTTCCAGCGGGGCTGTTACCCGCCGACACGTGCTGCGCAACTCGCTTATCCCCGTTGCCACCTTCATCGGCGCCGACATCGGTGCGCTGATGACCGGCGCCATCGTCACCGAAGGAATCTTCGGCATCAACGGCGTCGGCGGCACCATGTACCAAGCCATCCTGCGCGGCGAGCCGACC
Coding sequences:
- a CDS encoding ABC transporter permease — its product is MLRYIGRRVLQMIPVFFGATLLIYALVFLMPGDPVEALGGDRGLTEAARARIEAEYNLDKPFIVQYLLYIKGIFMLDFGTTFSGVPVTQVMANAFPVTVKLTLMAIVFETVFGILFGVIAGMRRGGFFDSTVLVVSLLVIAVPSFVIGFVFQYLIGIKWQLLPVTVGAKASFEALLMPAIVLGALSLAYVIRLTRQSVAENLRADYVRTARAKGLSSGAVTRRHVLRNSLIPVATFIGADIGALMTGAIVTEGIFGINGVGGTMYQAILRGEPTTIVSFTTVLVIIYIIANLLVDLLYAVLDPRIRYA